The sequence AGTACGCCCCAACGAGAACCATCGCCATCTCGGCAAAGCCGCTCAGGACTCCCATCGCTATCGGCTGGAGCTTCTTTTTCTGGAGCGTCGCTAGGGGGAGGGAAACGACCGTTCCCTCAGGGAAGTCCTGTATTCCAATGGCTATCGCCGTGACGAGGCCTACCTCAAGGCTGTAGACTATCGAAGTGCCGACGGCGAGGCCCTCGGGCAGGTTGTGGATTATGACCGCTATGACGAGGAGCCAGACCTTCCTCAGTCGGTCTTTCATGGACTCCGGCCCCTCGTAGCCCTTAACTAGGTGCTCGTGGGGGAGGAGCTTGTCTATCGCGTAAATCAGAAGGACACCAAGGGCTATTCCTATTCCGGCTGGAGAGAAGGAGCCGGTGCTCTCAATAGCCGGGAGTATGAGCGAAGTGAAAGATGCAACTATCATAACTCCGGCTGCGAAGCTCAGGGAGAACTCAACGCCCTTTTCGGGGATGCTCCTGGCGAATATCGCCACTAAAGCACCGAGGGAGGTCATTACCGCCACGAAGAGGCCCGCGTAAAAGGCCACCCACATTATCTCGCCGTTGGAAACCCTGAGTATCCACTCCGTGAGGTTGGCTATGAAGTTCTCGAGCATGCCATCACCGCTTCCTTTGTTAGGTTAACCTAACACCTTTAGGTTTTAAAGGTTTTGGTGGAAGCGTATTTGAAAGGGGGCCAAGAAAACATTCAACACAAATTACTTAAGCTAATACATCTAAAATCGATTACGAGTGAGATCAAATGTCTAATACCAAAATCATACAGACTGAAGTGGATATGGAAACATACGAGATCCTCAGAGCGGTTGCATCCCTCGAAAGGAAATCCCTAAAGGAGGTTCTGAGATCAATAATACGGGATTACGCGAAAAAAGAAAAGGAAAAGATTCTGAGCGAACTGCACCATGACCCGCTGTGGAAGAGCATTGGACTGCTCGATATGGATGAAG is a genomic window of Thermococcus sp. containing:
- a CDS encoding ZIP family metal transporter, producing the protein MLENFIANLTEWILRVSNGEIMWVAFYAGLFVAVMTSLGALVAIFARSIPEKGVEFSLSFAAGVMIVASFTSLILPAIESTGSFSPAGIGIALGVLLIYAIDKLLPHEHLVKGYEGPESMKDRLRKVWLLVIAVIIHNLPEGLAVGTSIVYSLEVGLVTAIAIGIQDFPEGTVVSLPLATLQKKKLQPIAMGVLSGFAEMAMVLVGAYFFTLFSWLLPYGLGLAGGAMLYVTIKEMIPEIYRREESETLVTLGFFAGFYVMLFLDSMLG